A stretch of the Parus major isolate Abel chromosome 15, Parus_major1.1, whole genome shotgun sequence genome encodes the following:
- the PSMD9 gene encoding 26S proteasome non-ATPase regulatory subunit 9: MAEPGGGRPVTVSDVQQLVRRKDEIEAQIKACYELLEGQKGVGMHEPLVDAEGFPRADIDLYQVRTARHNIICLQNDHKALMKQVEEALHKLHAREKEKHAKDEAEALAEAMSQNQSLPQAFAKVNAVTPGSPASISGLQVDDEIVEFGSVNVNNFQNLQNIATVVQHSEGRPLSVTVIRGGRRVHVGLTPKRWAGKGLLGCNIIPLQR; this comes from the exons ATGGCGGAGCCCGGCGGGGGCCGCCCCGTCACCGTCAGCGATGTCCAGCAGCTGGTGCGGCGCAAGGACGAGATCGAGGCGCAGATCAAGGCCTGCTACGAGCTGCTAGAGGGG CAAAAGGGCGTCGGGATGCACGAGCCGCTGGTGGACGCCGAGGGCTTTCCTCGTGCAGACATCGACCTGTACCAAGTGCGCACCGCCCGGCACAACATCATCT GTTTGCAGAACGATCACAAGGCCCTGATGAAGCAGGTGGAGGAAGCTCTGCACAAGCTGCACGCCCGGGAGAAGGAGAAACACGCCAAGGATGAGGCGGAGGCCTTGGCCGAGGCCATGAGCCAGAACCAGAGCCTGCCCCAGGCCTTTGCCAAAGTGAACGCCGTGACCCCGGGCTCTCCCGCCAGCATCTCG GGACTTCAAGTTGATGATGAGATTGTGGAGTTTGGATCTGTCAATGTAAACAACTTCCAAAACCTGCAGAACATTGCCACGGTGGTGCAGCACAGCGAGGGG aGGCCCCTGAGTGTGACTGTGATCCGTGGTGGCAGAAGGGTGCACGTGGGGCTGACTCCAAAGCGCTGGGCCGGGAAGGGCCTCCTGGG ctgcaatATCATTCCTTTACAAAGGTGA